In Nocardioides marinus, one DNA window encodes the following:
- a CDS encoding phosphoribosyl-ATP diphosphatase, translating into MKTFDELWSELSEKARTRPDGSGTVKQLDAGVHAIGKKLVEEAAESWMAAEHEGRERAAEEISQLLYHAQCLMLASGIELDDVYAHL; encoded by the coding sequence GTGAAGACGTTCGACGAGCTCTGGTCCGAGCTCAGCGAGAAGGCGCGTACCCGTCCCGACGGTTCCGGCACCGTCAAGCAGCTCGACGCCGGCGTCCATGCGATCGGCAAGAAGCTGGTCGAGGAGGCCGCCGAGTCCTGGATGGCCGCCGAGCACGAGGGCCGCGAGCGTGCCGCCGAGGAGATCAGCCAGCTGCTCTACCACGCCCAGTGCCTGATGCTGGCCAGCGGCATCGAGCTCGACGACGTCTACGCCCACCTCTGA
- a CDS encoding TrmH family RNA methyltransferase: MVEPVETPLAASNPRVKQLRRLSRRSERSERRLFLADGPKAVEGALAAGCVVEVLVRPDALGLVPDLPAGVRRTLVDDRALAALSDSVSPAGVVAVCRFVDVELDRALTEDSRLVAVCADVRDPGNAGTVVRCADAAGADSVVLAGSSVDLYNPKTLRASVGSAFHLPVSVEPDPAAAVRAAQAAGLVVLAADGAGEVDLFEADELLARPTAWLFGNEARGLPEDLAALADHRVAIPIHGRAESLNLSTAAALCLYASARAQRS; this comes from the coding sequence GTGGTCGAGCCTGTCGAGACCCCGCTGGCCGCGAGCAACCCTCGCGTCAAGCAGCTGCGTCGGTTGAGCCGTCGCTCCGAGCGTTCGGAGCGGCGGCTCTTCCTCGCTGACGGCCCGAAGGCCGTCGAGGGGGCCCTCGCCGCGGGGTGCGTCGTGGAGGTCCTGGTGCGCCCCGACGCGCTCGGGCTCGTGCCCGACCTGCCCGCCGGCGTACGCCGCACCCTGGTCGACGACCGCGCGCTGGCGGCGCTCAGCGACTCGGTCAGTCCTGCCGGTGTCGTGGCCGTGTGCCGCTTCGTCGACGTCGAGCTCGACCGGGCCCTCACCGAGGACTCGCGGCTGGTCGCCGTCTGCGCCGACGTCCGTGACCCCGGCAACGCCGGCACCGTCGTGCGCTGTGCCGACGCCGCCGGTGCCGACTCGGTCGTCCTGGCCGGAAGCTCGGTCGACCTCTACAACCCCAAGACGCTGCGCGCCAGCGTGGGCAGCGCCTTCCACCTGCCCGTGTCCGTGGAGCCGGACCCGGCCGCGGCCGTCCGCGCGGCCCAGGCGGCCGGGCTGGTGGTGCTGGCCGCCGACGGTGCCGGCGAGGTCGACCTGTTCGAGGCCGACGAGCTGCTCGCCCGCCCCACCGCCTGGCTGTTCGGCAACGAGGCCCGGGGCCTGCCCGAGGACCTCGCGGCCCTGGCCGACCACCGCGTCGCCATCCCGATCCACGGCAGGGCCGAGTCGCTCAACCTCTCCACCGCGGCCGCGCTGTGCCTCTACGCCTCGGCTCGCGCCCAGCGTTCCTGA
- a CDS encoding PH domain-containing protein: MPAASEPAAGAPALPVTWRPLGPRIVGVVLGAGLLVVFGAAWLSFDQETQDSFTGLQIFTVLAVAGLGFACLNALMRSRVVATREALVVVNGYKRRVLAWEQVVAVHLPPGAPWVTLDLTDGTTCSAMGIQGSDGGRSVTAVRQLRALVSDPPR, encoded by the coding sequence ATGCCTGCCGCCTCTGAGCCGGCGGCCGGCGCCCCTGCGCTGCCGGTGACCTGGCGCCCGCTCGGGCCCCGGATCGTCGGTGTGGTGCTCGGCGCCGGTCTGCTCGTCGTCTTCGGCGCGGCCTGGCTCTCCTTCGACCAGGAGACCCAGGACAGCTTCACCGGGCTGCAGATCTTCACCGTCCTCGCGGTCGCCGGGCTCGGCTTCGCCTGCCTCAACGCGCTGATGCGCTCGCGGGTGGTCGCCACCCGCGAGGCGCTCGTGGTCGTCAACGGCTACAAGCGGCGGGTGCTGGCGTGGGAGCAGGTCGTCGCCGTCCACCTGCCGCCGGGAGCACCGTGGGTGACCCTCGACCTCACCGACGGCACCACCTGCTCCGCGATGGGCATCCAGGGCTCCGACGGCGGCCGCTCGGTCACCGCGGTCCGCCAGCTCCGCGCGCTGGTCAGCGACCCGCCGCGCTGA
- the hisG gene encoding ATP phosphoribosyltransferase: MSTAPTTDQRLLRVAVPNKGALSESATEMLRESGYRQRTDSKQLTLVDAENGVEFFYLRPRDIALYVGEGTLDVGVTGRDLLADSGAKAEEALQLGFGRSRFRFAGPAGRFSELGELAGARIATSYIGVVRAFLEERGIDATVVRLDGAVETSIQLGVADAIADVVETGSTLRRAGLEVFGETILDSEAVLITRSGEAPTGLEVFRRRIEGVLVARSYVMMDYDIPTDQVETAVELTPGIESPTVAPLHKEGWSAVRAMVPRDGAQRLMDELYGLGARGILLTDIHACRL, encoded by the coding sequence ATGAGCACTGCTCCCACCACCGACCAGCGGCTGCTCCGCGTCGCCGTCCCCAACAAGGGGGCGCTGTCGGAGTCGGCCACGGAGATGCTGCGCGAGTCCGGCTACCGCCAGCGCACCGACTCCAAGCAGCTGACCCTCGTCGACGCCGAGAACGGCGTCGAGTTCTTCTACCTGCGCCCCCGCGACATCGCGCTGTACGTCGGTGAGGGCACCCTGGACGTCGGCGTCACCGGTCGCGACCTGCTCGCCGACTCCGGCGCCAAGGCCGAGGAGGCGCTCCAGCTGGGCTTCGGTCGCAGCCGCTTCCGCTTCGCCGGGCCCGCCGGCCGCTTCTCCGAGCTCGGGGAGCTGGCCGGTGCTCGCATCGCCACGTCGTACATCGGCGTCGTGCGAGCCTTCCTCGAGGAGCGCGGCATCGACGCGACCGTGGTCCGCCTCGACGGTGCCGTCGAGACCAGCATCCAGCTCGGCGTGGCCGACGCCATCGCCGACGTCGTGGAGACCGGCTCGACCCTGCGACGCGCGGGGCTGGAGGTCTTCGGCGAGACGATCCTGGACTCCGAGGCCGTGCTCATCACCCGCAGCGGCGAGGCGCCGACCGGCCTGGAGGTCTTCCGGCGCCGGATCGAGGGCGTCCTGGTCGCCCGCAGCTACGTGATGATGGACTACGACATCCCGACCGACCAGGTCGAGACCGCGGTCGAGCTGACGCCGGGCATCGAGAGCCCGACCGTCGCCCCGCTGCACAAGGAGGGCTGGAGCGCGGTGCGCGCGATGGTCCCGCGCGACGGTGCGCAGCGGCTGATGGACGAGCTCTACGGGTTGGGTGCGCGCGGCATCCTGCTCACCGACATCCATGCCTGCCGCCTCTGA
- a CDS encoding riboflavin synthase — MFTGIVEELGTVESVEDQGDAIRLTVRATTVLEGTGLGDSIAVNGCCLTVATRTDDTWTADVMQETLDKTSLHGVAPGDTVNLERAVTADKRLGGHIVQGHVDGVGTVLARTPSEHWEVVEVAMPEEMGRYLVDKGSITVDGVSLTVVEARPASFTVSLIPETLARTTLGHRQVGDRVNLETDVIAKHVAKLVAAYLPTSEHSKEQQA; from the coding sequence ATGTTCACCGGCATCGTGGAGGAGCTCGGCACCGTCGAGTCCGTCGAGGACCAGGGCGACGCGATCCGCCTCACCGTCCGCGCCACCACCGTGCTCGAGGGCACCGGCCTCGGCGACAGCATCGCCGTCAACGGCTGCTGCCTGACCGTCGCCACCCGCACGGACGACACCTGGACCGCCGACGTCATGCAGGAGACGCTGGACAAGACCAGCCTCCACGGCGTCGCGCCCGGCGACACCGTCAACCTCGAGCGGGCCGTCACCGCCGACAAGCGTCTCGGCGGCCACATCGTCCAGGGCCACGTCGACGGCGTCGGCACCGTCCTGGCCCGCACCCCCAGCGAGCACTGGGAGGTCGTCGAGGTCGCGATGCCCGAGGAGATGGGCCGCTACCTCGTCGACAAGGGCTCGATCACCGTCGACGGCGTCAGCCTCACGGTCGTCGAGGCCCGTCCCGCCAGCTTCACCGTGAGCCTCATCCCCGAGACGCTCGCGCGCACCACCCTCGGTCACCGTCAGGTCGGCGACCGGGTCAACCTCGAGACCGACGTGATCGCCAAGCACGTCGCCAAGCTCGTCGCGGCCTACCTGCCCACGAGCGAGCACAGCAAGGAGCAGCAGGCATGA
- a CDS encoding PAS domain-containing sensor histidine kinase, which translates to MEASAQQVVDALPDGVLLAGPDQRVELVSAVAARMLGIDAGTAVGRPLADVLLLRDTEGCRWYDAHRPYEGLSTRTGVPEQSWTLPDGSEVLVAARIHRPATDRAVDRVAISIRSGRGRARLDRERSDLVATVAHELRSPLTGVKGFVQAMLNRWDKLSDEQKKLMLTTVHSDSDRLSRLIAELLDVARIDTGRLQLHPRPTDVAVLAGRVVGSVGAATSRSVELVAPDDLPRVVADPDKLTQVLTNLVENAVRHGDGDVRVTLEHDPHRAGPGGSGPTAYVVVTVDDQGEGIAEALRRQVFTKFWKHGARGGSGLGLYIVGGLTRAHGGEVVIEDAPGGGARVVVRWPVEDHRRR; encoded by the coding sequence GTGGAGGCGAGTGCGCAGCAGGTGGTCGACGCCCTGCCCGACGGGGTGCTGCTGGCGGGCCCCGACCAGCGGGTGGAGCTCGTGTCCGCCGTCGCCGCACGGATGCTCGGTATCGACGCCGGGACCGCGGTCGGCCGGCCGTTGGCCGACGTGCTGCTGCTGCGCGACACCGAGGGGTGCCGCTGGTACGACGCGCACCGGCCCTACGAGGGGCTGTCCACCCGCACCGGCGTGCCCGAGCAGTCCTGGACCCTGCCCGACGGCAGCGAGGTGCTCGTGGCGGCACGCATCCACCGCCCCGCGACCGACCGTGCGGTGGACCGGGTGGCGATCAGCATCCGGTCCGGTCGCGGCCGGGCGCGTCTGGACCGCGAGCGCTCCGACCTCGTCGCCACCGTCGCCCACGAGCTGCGCTCACCGCTCACGGGCGTCAAGGGCTTCGTGCAGGCGATGCTGAACCGGTGGGACAAGCTCAGCGACGAGCAGAAGAAGCTGATGCTCACCACCGTCCACTCCGACTCCGACCGGCTCAGTCGCCTCATCGCCGAGCTCCTGGACGTCGCACGCATCGACACCGGGCGCCTGCAGCTGCACCCGCGGCCCACCGACGTCGCCGTGCTGGCCGGCCGGGTGGTCGGCTCGGTGGGGGCGGCCACCTCGCGCTCGGTCGAGCTGGTGGCGCCCGACGACCTGCCGCGGGTGGTGGCCGACCCCGACAAGCTCACCCAGGTGCTGACCAACCTGGTGGAGAACGCCGTGCGGCACGGGGACGGCGACGTGCGGGTGACGCTCGAGCACGATCCTCACCGGGCCGGTCCCGGCGGCTCCGGCCCGACGGCGTACGTCGTGGTGACGGTCGACGACCAGGGCGAGGGCATCGCGGAGGCGCTGCGCCGGCAGGTGTTCACCAAGTTCTGGAAGCACGGCGCCCGTGGCGGCTCCGGGCTGGGTCTCTACATCGTCGGCGGGCTGACCCGTGCCCACGGCGGGGAGGTCGTCATCGAGGACGCCCCCGGCGGGGGAGCCCGGGTCGTCGTGCGCTGGCCGGTCGAGGACCACCGGCGTCGCTGA
- a CDS encoding bifunctional 3,4-dihydroxy-2-butanone-4-phosphate synthase/GTP cyclohydrolase II: protein MSTIDGAKDGHEADAPHDNPTLRSIRLDTVERALEDIAAGRAVVVVDDEDRENEGDIIFAASKATPELMAWTIRHSSGVICVPMPGEMLDRLEIPLMTPHNKDAYRTAYTLSVDARDGVSTGISAADRARTARVLADSATEPWEITRPGHVFPLRYREGGVLVRRGHTEAAVDLARMAGLTPAGVLVEVVNDDGTMKRGPELREFADEHGLAMISIEDLVRYRRRHENLVERKAVTRLPTRAGEFTAFGYRITVDGSEHIALVHGDPESLRDGEPVLTRVHSECLTGDVFGSHRCDCGPQLDEALERVVEEGRGVVIYLRGHEGRGIGLLAKLQAYQLQDGGRDTVDANLDLGLPADARHYGTATQILRDLGVEQVRLMTNNPDKISNLEDFGITVAERVPLTPHPNDHNLAYLLTKRDRMGHVLPGLTSAVAADLIENGA, encoded by the coding sequence ATGAGCACCATCGACGGCGCCAAGGACGGCCACGAGGCCGACGCGCCCCACGACAACCCCACCCTGCGGAGCATCCGGCTCGACACCGTCGAGCGCGCGCTCGAGGACATCGCCGCCGGCAGGGCCGTGGTCGTCGTCGACGACGAGGACCGCGAGAACGAGGGCGACATCATCTTCGCCGCCTCCAAGGCGACGCCGGAGCTGATGGCCTGGACGATCCGGCACTCCAGCGGCGTCATCTGCGTGCCGATGCCCGGCGAGATGCTCGACCGGCTCGAGATCCCGCTGATGACCCCTCACAACAAGGACGCCTACCGCACGGCGTACACGCTCTCGGTCGACGCCCGCGACGGCGTCTCCACCGGCATCTCCGCCGCCGACCGCGCCCGCACCGCCCGCGTGCTGGCCGACTCCGCGACCGAGCCGTGGGAGATCACCCGCCCCGGGCACGTCTTCCCGCTGCGCTACCGCGAGGGCGGCGTCCTCGTACGCCGCGGGCACACCGAGGCCGCCGTCGACCTGGCCCGGATGGCCGGCCTCACGCCGGCCGGCGTGCTGGTGGAGGTCGTCAACGACGACGGCACGATGAAGCGCGGGCCGGAGCTGCGCGAGTTCGCCGACGAGCACGGGCTGGCGATGATCAGCATCGAGGACCTCGTCCGCTACCGCCGCCGCCACGAGAACCTCGTGGAGCGCAAGGCCGTGACCCGGCTGCCCACGCGCGCGGGGGAGTTCACCGCCTTCGGCTACCGCATCACCGTCGACGGCTCCGAGCACATCGCGCTGGTGCACGGCGACCCCGAGTCGCTGCGCGACGGCGAGCCCGTGCTGACCCGGGTGCACTCCGAGTGCCTCACCGGCGACGTCTTCGGCAGCCACCGCTGCGACTGCGGCCCGCAGCTCGACGAGGCCCTCGAGCGGGTCGTCGAGGAGGGCCGGGGCGTGGTCATCTACCTGCGCGGCCACGAGGGCCGGGGCATCGGCCTGCTCGCCAAGCTGCAGGCCTACCAGCTCCAGGACGGCGGTCGCGACACCGTCGACGCCAACCTCGACCTCGGCCTGCCCGCGGACGCCCGGCACTACGGCACCGCCACGCAGATCCTGCGCGACCTCGGCGTCGAGCAGGTCCGGCTGATGACCAACAACCCCGACAAGATCAGCAACCTCGAGGACTTCGGCATCACGGTGGCCGAGCGGGTGCCCCTCACGCCGCACCCCAACGACCACAACCTGGCCTACCTGCTGACCAAGCGCGACCGGATGGGCCACGTCCTTCCCGGCCTGACCTCCGCCGTGGCAGCGGACCTCATCGAGAACGGAGCCTGA
- the rpmI gene encoding 50S ribosomal protein L35, protein MPKNKSHSGAGKRFKVTGSGKILREKAGKRHNLEKKPSKVTRRMTGTVELAKADVPRAKKLLGR, encoded by the coding sequence ATGCCCAAGAACAAGTCGCACTCCGGTGCCGGCAAGCGCTTCAAGGTGACCGGCTCCGGCAAGATCCTTCGTGAGAAGGCCGGCAAGCGTCACAACCTGGAGAAGAAGCCCTCCAAGGTGACCCGCCGGATGACCGGCACCGTCGAGCTGGCCAAGGCCGACGTCCCGCGCGCCAAGAAGCTGCTGGGTCGCTGA
- the infC gene encoding translation initiation factor IF-3 has protein sequence MGSACHRAPGGHISTELRINDRIRVSEVRLVGPNGETVGIVPTADALRLAQEADLDLVEVAPTARPPVCKLMDYGKFKYENAQKAREARRNQTNVIIKEMKLRPKIDAHDYETKKGHVVRFLKAGDKVKITIMFRGREQHRPELGFRLLQRLAEDVTDLGFVESSPKQDGRNMIMVLGPHKKKAEAKAEIKAAKNQAAAEKAAVDAEEKAERTAANAGRTGVAKERGRSENLDPEIEA, from the coding sequence CTGGGTTCCGCTTGTCATCGAGCCCCAGGAGGACACATCAGCACCGAGCTTCGAATCAACGACCGGATCCGGGTTTCCGAGGTCCGCCTCGTTGGCCCCAACGGAGAGACCGTCGGCATCGTGCCGACGGCTGACGCGCTGCGCCTCGCGCAGGAGGCCGACCTCGACCTGGTCGAGGTCGCCCCGACCGCGCGCCCCCCGGTCTGCAAGCTCATGGACTACGGGAAGTTCAAGTACGAGAACGCCCAGAAGGCCCGCGAGGCGCGCCGGAACCAGACCAACGTCATCATCAAGGAGATGAAGCTCCGGCCGAAGATCGACGCGCACGACTACGAGACCAAGAAGGGTCACGTCGTGCGTTTCCTCAAGGCCGGCGACAAGGTCAAGATCACGATCATGTTCCGCGGTCGTGAGCAGCACCGCCCCGAGCTGGGCTTCCGGCTGCTCCAGCGGCTCGCCGAGGACGTCACCGACCTGGGCTTCGTGGAGTCCTCCCCCAAGCAGGACGGCCGCAACATGATCATGGTGCTCGGCCCGCACAAGAAGAAGGCCGAGGCCAAGGCCGAGATCAAGGCCGCCAAGAACCAGGCGGCCGCCGAGAAGGCAGCCGTCGACGCGGAGGAGAAGGCCGAGCGCACCGCGGCCAACGCCGGACGCACCGGCGTGGCCAAGGAGCGTGGCCGCTCCGAGAACCTCGACCCCGAGATCGAGGCCTGA
- a CDS encoding 4-amino-4-deoxy-L-arabinose transferase translates to MLARPATPGAGRLLRIDGPSGSGKTTLARAVSRLALQRQVGCRVLHMDAMYDGWDGLPSVWAQLETLLPPLSEGRPGRYRVYDWRLGRYRRTVQVAPVPLLVLEGVGSGHPAYDHLGTVLVWVQAPPSLRRARALARDGADYEPHWEAWARSEAEVLARDRTRERADLVVDGASGEVSAAGR, encoded by the coding sequence GTGCTCGCGCGACCGGCCACCCCGGGCGCCGGGCGGCTGCTGCGCATCGACGGGCCCTCGGGCTCCGGGAAGACCACCCTGGCGCGGGCGGTGTCACGGCTGGCGCTGCAGCGCCAGGTCGGCTGCCGGGTGCTGCACATGGACGCGATGTACGACGGGTGGGACGGCCTCCCGTCGGTGTGGGCGCAGCTCGAGACCCTGCTGCCGCCCCTGTCGGAGGGCCGCCCCGGGCGCTACCGGGTCTACGACTGGCGACTGGGTCGCTACCGCCGCACCGTCCAGGTCGCACCCGTCCCGCTGCTGGTGCTGGAGGGGGTGGGGTCCGGCCACCCGGCGTACGACCACCTCGGCACGGTGCTGGTGTGGGTGCAGGCCCCGCCGTCCCTGCGCCGCGCACGTGCCCTGGCACGAGACGGCGCGGACTACGAGCCGCACTGGGAGGCCTGGGCGCGTTCCGAGGCCGAGGTGCTCGCCCGCGACCGGACGCGCGAGCGTGCCGACCTCGTGGTCGACGGGGCGAGCGGCGAGGTCAGCGCGGCGGGTCGCTGA
- the ribH gene encoding 6,7-dimethyl-8-ribityllumazine synthase, translating to MSGDGAPTTEPVDCSDLRVAVVAASWHTEVMDGLLAGTRRALETHGVAEHRLERVPGTFELPVVASALAGKGYDAVVALGVVIRGGTPHFEYVCSAATDGLTRVALDHTVAIGFGVLTCDTDEQAFDRAGLEGSKEDKGYEATSAALLTARSIKQIRG from the coding sequence ATGAGCGGAGACGGAGCCCCCACCACCGAGCCCGTCGACTGCAGCGACCTGCGCGTCGCCGTCGTCGCGGCCTCCTGGCACACCGAGGTCATGGACGGCCTGCTCGCCGGCACTCGCCGCGCCCTGGAGACCCACGGCGTCGCCGAGCACCGCCTCGAGCGGGTCCCCGGCACCTTCGAGCTGCCGGTCGTGGCCTCGGCGCTCGCCGGCAAGGGCTACGACGCGGTCGTCGCCCTCGGCGTGGTCATCCGCGGCGGCACCCCGCACTTCGAGTACGTCTGCTCCGCCGCCACCGACGGCCTGACCCGCGTGGCGCTGGACCACACCGTCGCGATCGGCTTCGGCGTCCTCACCTGCGACACCGACGAGCAGGCCTTCGACCGGGCCGGCCTGGAGGGGTCGAAGGAGGACAAGGGCTACGAGGCCACCTCGGCCGCCCTGCTCACCGCCCGCTCGATCAAGCAGATCCGCGGCTGA
- a CDS encoding phosphatase PAP2 family protein, producing MSTTAESTTVSPREPREGARPPGVRWRTGARELLLVALLYVGYSAGRLLADDDLASARDRALDLLALEGLLGLDPEWAWSSWLASHHALAVAASYWYSVGHYTVTPAVLLWLWWRRPSAYARERWTLVAASVVALVVYVAVPVAPPRLVGYVDVLASTAAAGWWSEHASAPAGLGHLTNELAAMPSLHVGWACWVALVVWRLTRRPWARLLSLAHPVITSLVVVATANHWLVDVLAGAVLVLAVDLAVGLWHDRARERRAVPMDWRDRGRSE from the coding sequence GTGAGCACCACCGCCGAGAGCACCACCGTGAGCCCCCGGGAGCCGCGCGAGGGCGCACGGCCGCCGGGAGTGCGCTGGCGCACCGGTGCGAGGGAGCTGCTCCTGGTGGCGCTGCTCTACGTCGGCTACTCCGCGGGCCGGCTGCTGGCCGACGACGACCTGGCCTCGGCCCGGGACCGGGCGCTGGACCTGCTGGCGCTGGAGGGCCTGCTCGGGCTCGACCCGGAGTGGGCGTGGTCCAGCTGGTTGGCCTCGCACCACGCCCTGGCCGTCGCCGCGTCGTACTGGTACTCGGTGGGCCACTACACCGTCACCCCGGCGGTGCTGCTGTGGCTGTGGTGGCGCCGCCCGTCGGCGTACGCGCGCGAGCGGTGGACCCTCGTGGCCGCGTCGGTGGTCGCGCTCGTGGTCTACGTCGCCGTGCCCGTCGCGCCGCCGCGCCTGGTCGGGTACGTCGACGTGCTGGCCTCGACCGCCGCGGCCGGGTGGTGGTCCGAGCACGCCTCGGCGCCGGCGGGGCTGGGGCACCTCACCAACGAGCTGGCCGCCATGCCCTCGCTGCACGTGGGGTGGGCCTGCTGGGTGGCCCTGGTCGTCTGGCGGCTGACCCGGCGCCCGTGGGCCCGGCTGCTCTCGCTGGCGCACCCCGTCATCACCTCCCTGGTGGTGGTGGCCACCGCGAACCACTGGCTGGTCGACGTGCTCGCCGGTGCGGTGCTCGTCCTGGCCGTGGACCTGGCCGTCGGTCTGTGGCACGACCGGGCCCGCGAGCGACGGGCCGTCCCCATGGATTGGCGGGACCGGGGAAGAAGCGAGTAG
- a CDS encoding SseB family protein, producing MSAPDNDRRLLGSEFPDDQGDDDPRLRAALTAYAAAREPHERRALFPACLEALGVSRLLVPVVAVLGEVEVGDDGLARDKSSDMAAVLLTGRDGRTALLSFTHTASMQAWDPEARPVPVRAQLAAQAALQEGAAALLVDVAGPTRLVVEGVDLEGLARGWRLARVGEQTAWVRD from the coding sequence GTGAGCGCCCCTGACAACGACCGCCGCCTGCTGGGCAGCGAGTTCCCCGACGACCAGGGGGACGACGACCCACGGCTGCGCGCCGCGCTCACGGCGTACGCCGCCGCCCGCGAGCCGCACGAGCGTCGCGCGCTGTTCCCGGCCTGCCTCGAGGCGCTCGGGGTCAGCCGTCTGCTCGTCCCGGTGGTGGCGGTCCTCGGCGAGGTCGAGGTCGGTGACGACGGGCTGGCGCGTGACAAGTCCAGCGACATGGCCGCGGTCCTGCTCACCGGCCGTGACGGCCGCACCGCCCTGCTCTCCTTCACCCACACCGCCTCCATGCAGGCGTGGGACCCCGAGGCGCGTCCGGTCCCCGTGCGCGCGCAGCTCGCGGCCCAGGCGGCCCTCCAGGAGGGCGCCGCCGCGCTGCTGGTCGACGTGGCGGGACCGACCCGGTTGGTGGTCGAGGGAGTGGACCTCGAGGGGCTGGCCCGCGGCTGGCGGCTGGCCCGCGTCGGCGAGCAGACCGCCTGGGTGCGCGACTGA
- a CDS encoding cellulose synthase — protein MDDAAWTALALALTIVGGLYTWRAHRRRGLAAGMRGAGLTLLVPAAWLTDTLRMFTRIVDAVGDWALGLVFSPLVWVGVVLGGVGALLLVVSGILTSRQLGTTPRSGTGPAGATKEVGPAERRAKGEPAIDDDLADIEALLRRRGIS, from the coding sequence GTGGACGACGCCGCCTGGACCGCTCTCGCCCTGGCCCTCACGATCGTGGGTGGCCTCTACACCTGGCGCGCCCACCGCCGTCGTGGGCTGGCCGCCGGCATGCGCGGGGCGGGTCTGACGCTGCTGGTGCCCGCGGCCTGGCTGACCGACACGCTGCGGATGTTCACGCGGATCGTCGATGCCGTGGGCGACTGGGCCCTCGGGCTGGTCTTCTCCCCCCTGGTCTGGGTGGGGGTCGTGCTGGGCGGGGTCGGCGCGCTGCTGCTCGTGGTCAGCGGGATCCTGACCTCGCGCCAGCTCGGCACCACCCCACGCTCCGGCACAGGTCCGGCCGGCGCGACGAAGGAGGTCGGCCCCGCCGAGCGTCGTGCCAAGGGCGAGCCCGCCATCGACGACGACCTGGCCGACATCGAGGCCCTGCTGCGACGCCGGGGCATCTCCTGA
- a CDS encoding DUF817 domain-containing protein, whose translation MPHAVLQVLRFAVAEAASCAFAVAVFAGLLVTFLVPLPWAAYDVLLVWCVVVTLGFWAAGLETWREVLVICAFHLLGLALELYKVHVGSWSYPGEAVTKVAGVPLFSGFMYAAVGSYICQAWRRLDLRVSHYPALPTTLVAVGIYANFFTHHLTVDLRVPLALAGLLVLRRCRVHFTVGPARYRMPLAASFVLIGTFLWVAENLATFLDAWAYPGQEEVWEVVHTSKIGAWSLLVTMSFVLVATVKAAEGRLYHQGGEPTVTR comes from the coding sequence GTGCCTCACGCCGTGCTCCAAGTGCTCCGCTTCGCCGTCGCCGAAGCGGCCTCGTGCGCCTTCGCGGTGGCGGTCTTCGCCGGTCTGCTGGTGACGTTCCTCGTCCCGCTGCCCTGGGCTGCCTACGACGTCCTGCTGGTGTGGTGCGTCGTGGTCACGCTGGGGTTCTGGGCGGCGGGCCTGGAGACCTGGCGCGAGGTGCTGGTCATCTGCGCCTTCCACCTGCTCGGGCTGGCCCTGGAGCTGTACAAGGTGCACGTCGGCTCCTGGAGCTATCCCGGGGAGGCGGTCACGAAGGTCGCCGGCGTCCCGCTGTTCTCCGGCTTCATGTACGCCGCTGTCGGCAGCTACATCTGCCAGGCCTGGCGTCGCCTGGACCTGCGGGTCAGCCACTACCCGGCGCTGCCCACCACCCTGGTCGCGGTCGGGATCTACGCCAACTTCTTCACCCACCACCTCACCGTCGACCTGAGGGTCCCCCTGGCCCTGGCCGGGCTGCTGGTGCTGCGCCGGTGCCGGGTCCACTTCACCGTGGGGCCGGCGCGCTACCGGATGCCGTTGGCGGCGTCGTTCGTCCTCATCGGCACGTTTCTCTGGGTCGCCGAGAACCTCGCCACGTTCCTCGACGCCTGGGCCTACCCGGGCCAGGAGGAGGTGTGGGAGGTCGTCCACACCTCCAAGATCGGCGCCTGGTCGCTGCTGGTCACGATGAGCTTCGTGCTCGTGGCCACCGTGAAGGCGGCCGAGGGGCGGCTCTACCACCAGGGCGGCGAGCCGACAGTCACGCGCTGA
- the rplT gene encoding 50S ribosomal protein L20: MARVKRAVNAQKKRRTTLERASGYRGQRSRLYRKAKEQVTHSLVYNYNDRRKNKGNFRRLWIQRINAAARAQGMTYNRFIQGLNLAGVEVDRKILADLAVNDIPAFNALVETAKAALPEDVNAPKVSA, translated from the coding sequence ATGGCACGCGTCAAGCGCGCAGTGAACGCCCAGAAGAAGCGTCGGACCACCCTCGAGCGCGCCAGCGGCTACCGCGGCCAGCGCTCGCGCCTGTACCGCAAGGCCAAGGAGCAGGTCACCCACTCGCTGGTCTACAACTACAACGACCGGCGCAAGAACAAGGGCAACTTCCGTCGCCTGTGGATCCAGCGCATCAACGCCGCCGCTCGTGCCCAGGGCATGACCTACAACCGGTTCATCCAGGGCCTGAACCTGGCCGGTGTCGAGGTCGACCGCAAGATCCTGGCCGACCTGGCCGTCAACGACATCCCCGCGTTCAACGCGCTCGTCGAGACCGCCAAGGCCGCCCTGCCCGAGGACGTCAACGCGCCCAAGGTCTCGGCCTGA